CTACCTGCACTTCCCCATCAAAAGTAGTAATGGGGCTGGCGCATTGACGCTTGATCAATGAACGGGAGAAATGAAAAGAGGCCCTGCTCGGCAGGGCCTCATTTTCCGTTCGGAACGGGGTGTCTCAGGGCAGCGCGATCGCCGGGTTCGTCGGCCAGCTCATGCGAATGACCCCGCCCCCCTCGCCCGCGCGCACCTCGACGTCGTCGACGAGCCCGCTGATCACGGCGAGACCCATCGAGTCCTCGCCGTCCGCGTCGTCGAAGTCCTCCGCCGGGGCGGAGCCGCGAGCCCCGGGCACCCCCGCCGCGTCCGCGGCGGCGACACCCGCGCCCGGCACCTCGTCGCCGACCTCGATGGAGAACGACTTCTCCTCCTCGGTCAGCACGACGCGGATCGGAGCGGTCACGCCGTTGCTGCGATGCAGCCCGACGGCACGGGAGCACGCCTCACCGACGGCGAGCCTGACCTCGTCGAGGACCGCCTCGTCCACGCCGGCCCGGCGCGCCACCGCGGCCGCCACCAGGCGGGCGGTGCGGACGTGCTCGGGCTGAGCGCTGAAGCGGAGTTCAACGGTGGCCATGCGGTCCCCCTCGGGCGTACGGGCGGGCGGCTCGGAGGACCGAGCCGCCGGCCCGGCACTCCGTAGCGGGTTCTCTGCGCTCTTCCGGCCGATGCCGGCCGACGTCAGTCGGTGGCGTTGACGGCCTCGTCGACCGAGGTGTGGATGGGGAACACCTTGGTCAGACCGGTGATGCGGAAGATCTTGAGAATGCGCTCCTGGTTGCAGACGAGGCGCAGCGAGCCCTCGTGGGCGCGCACACGCTTGAGACCGCCCACGAGCACGCCGAGGCCGGTCGAGTCGAGGAAGTCCACGCCCTCCATGTCGACAACCAGGTGGTAGCTGCCGTCGTTCACCAACTCGACCAACTGCTCGCGCAGCTTGGGCGCGGTATACACATCAATCTCGCCGCCGACCTCGACGACCGTACGGTCGCCGGTGGGTCCAGGCACGTTGCGAGTCGACAGGGACAGGTCCACGGATCCTCCAGCACCTTGCTATCGAGCGGTCGCCCCTTCGGGCTCCCCGGCGGAGCCAGGGGACGGATCGCCAGCCGCGATGGCATTCAATCACTTACCAGCAGCCATGCACGACGCCTTGGGAGCATTGTCCGTCATGCCAGTGACACACTCGGTGCCGATGGCCAAGAATCACCGCCCCAGTCGACCCCCGGAGAGTCGGGGCAATCGCCCCTCTCCCCGCGTGGTCCTCGACCGGCTCACCGCTTCGGAGAGCCGGGCCGCGCGCATCACTCATACGGAGCACTTGCCCCCCAGACCGGGTCGTCATGCAGTCTGGCCGCACTCCATCCGGCCGGAAGTGATCCGCGCCGTCCAGGACGCCGGAATCGAGCACCCCTGGGCCCACCAGGCGGAGGCCGCCGAGCACGCCCTCGACGGCGAGTCCGTGGTGATCGCCACCGGCACCGCCTCCGGCAAGTCCCTGGCCTATCTCGCTCCCGTCCTGTCCACCCTGCTGGACGGCTCCGAGGCCGCGAACGGCCGCGGGACCACCGCGCTCTACCTCGCCCCCACCAAGGCCCTGGCCGCCGACCAGCGCCGCTCCGTGCGCGCGCTGGCGGCTCCGCTCGGCAACCGGATCCGGCCCGCCGTCTACGACGGCGACACCCCGGTCGAGGAGCGCGAGTGGGTCCGGCAGTACGCGAACTACGTGCTCACCAACCCGGACATGCTGCACCGCGGGATCCTGCCCTCCCACCCCAGGTGGTCCTCCTTCCTGCGCTCACTGCGCTACGTCGTGATCGACGAGTGCCACACCTACCGGGGCGTCTTCGGCTCGCACGTCGCCCAGGTCCTGCGCCGGCTGCGCCGCGTCTGCGCCAAGTACGGCGCCGACCCGGTCTTCCTGCTCGCCTCGGCCACGTCCGCCGAGCCCGCCGTGGCCGCCGGCCGGCTGACCGGGCTGCCGGTGACCGAGGTCGCCGACGACGCCTCCCCCCGCGGCGAACTGGTCTTCGCCCTGTGGGAGCCGCCGCTCACCGAGCTGCACGGCGAGCAGGGCGCCCCGGTCCGCCGCACCGCCATCGCCGAGACCGCCGACCTCCTCACCGACCTGACCGTGCAGGGCGTCCGCACGGTCGCCTTCGTCCGCTCCCGGCGGGGCGCGGAACTGATCTCGGTCATCGCCCAGGAACGGCTCGCCGAGGTGGACCGCTCCCTGGCCCGCCGGGTCGCCGCCTACCGCGGCGGCTACCTCCCCGAGGAGCGCCGCGCCCTGGAGCAGGCCCTGCACTCCGGCGAGCTCCTGGGCCTGGCCGCGACCACCGCCCTGGAGCTGGGCATCGACGTCTCCGGCCTGGACGCCGTGGTCATCGCCGGCTACCCCGGCACCCGGGCCTCCCTGTGGCAGCAGGCCGGGCGGGCGGGCCGTTCCGGCGAGGGCGCCCTCGCCGTCCTGGTCGCCCGCGACGACCCGCTGGACACCTACCTGGTCCACCACCCGGAGGCCCTGTTCCGACAGCCGGTCGAGTCGACCGTCCTGGACCCCGACAACCCCTACGTCCTCGCCCCCCATCTGTGCGCCGCCGCCTCCGAGCTGCCGCTCACCGAAGCGGACCTGAACCTGTTCGGCCCCGCCGCGCCCGGCCTGATGCCCCAGCTGGAGGCCGCCGGACTGCTCCGTCGGCGCTCCTCCGGCTGGTACTGGACCCGCCGCGAGCGGGCCGCCGACCTCACCGACATCCGGGGCGGGGGCGGCAGCCCCGTCCAGATCGTCGAGGCCGGCACCGGCCGCCTGCTCGGCACGGTCGACGAGGCCGCCTCGCACGCCGCCGTCCACGACGGCGCCGTCCACCTCCACCAGGGCCGTACGTACCTGGTGAAGCACCTGGACCTTCAGGACCCCGACGGTCCCGTGGCCCTGGTCGAGCAGGCGAACCCGCCGTACTCGACGGTCGCCCGCGACACCACCTCCATCTCCGTCCTGGAGACCGACACGGAGATCCCCTGGGGAGCCGGCCGCCTCTGCTACGGCTCCGTCGAGGTCACCAACCAGGTCGTCTCCTTCCTCCGCCGCCGTCTGATCACCGGCGAGGTCCTCGGCGAGACCAAGCTCGACCTGCCGCCCCGCACCCTGCGCACCCGGGCCGTGTGGTGGACGGTCACCGAGGACCAGCTGGACGCCGCCCGGATCAACCCGGAGATCCTCGGTGGGGCCCTGCACGCCGCCGAGCACGCGTCCATCGGCATGCTGCCGCTGTTCGCCACCTGCGACCGCTGGGACATCGGCGGCGTCTCCGTCCCGCTCCACCCGGACACCCTGCTGCCGACGGTCTTCGTGTACGACGGCCATCCGGGTGGCGCGGGCTTCGCCGAGCGGGCCTTCCACACCGCCCGCGCCTGGCTGGCCGCCACCCGCGAGGCCATCGCCGCCTGCGAGTGCGAGGCCGGCTGCCCGTCCTGCATCCAGTCGCCCAAGTGCGGCAACGGCAACGATCCGCTGCACAAGCGCGGCGCGGTGCGGCTCCTCACGGAGCTCCTGCGGGAGGCACCGGAACCGGCGGTCCCGGAACGGGAAGCCCCGGAGCCGGCACGGCCGCCGGAGGCCCCGCCCGCGACCTGACCTGCGGCGCGTACGGCCCGAAGCGCGCCCGCGCGGTCACGTCGGCGATGTCGGCGCGCAGCGAGCACCGCACGAGCACGGCGCCCTGCGCCTCGGCCACCCGGACCGCCGTGTCACAGGCGGCCTCCTCGCCCCACAGCGCCCGGTCCGCGGCGGCCAGCGCGGCCAGGTCGGCGGCCCCGCCCGCCCGGTGCCGGGCGGCGACCGCCTGGCCGAGCAGCAGTACCGCCCCGAACACCGCGCACAGCGCGCAGGCCGCGATCGCGGTCCACACCGTCGCCAGTCCCCGGTCGCCCCTCATGGCTCCACCCCCACGGTGTCCTCGGCAAGGGCGGCGGCCTCGGCGCCCAGGGTGAGCCCCAGGCCGCCCGGCCCGGGCGCGGGCGCCCGGACGATCACCCGCCACAGTTCGCCCGAGCGGGTGAGTGAGACCTCGGCCCCGTCCGGCGCGGCCTCCCGCGCCACGGCCTCCGCCCTCGCCACCGGCTCCGACCGGGCGGCTGCCCGGGCCCCCGCCCGCGCCGCGTCCACGCACTGGATCTGCGCGGCGGCCGCGCCCAGCGCCCAGACCAGGGCGGCGGCGAAAGCGACCAGCGCGGGCAGCGCCGTCGCCGCCTCCGCGGTCACCATCCCCCGGTCGCGGACCCGGGGAGCCCGGACGGCCACGCGGGTGTCGGGCACGCGGGTGTCGGGCGCCCGGATGTCAGAAACTCGCATCGAGTGCCTTCCCGATGACCGACTCCAGCGCCTTGGAGACGGAGCCGCTCTTGATGATCTTGTAGAGCACCGCCGCGAAGGCCGCCGCCGCGATCGTGCCCACCGCGTACTCGGCCGTCGCCATCCCCCGCTCCGACCGCTCCCGGAGCGCCTCCAGCCGACTCCTCAGCCGGCTCCAGCCTCGCCTGTTCATGCCAACCCCCATGTGTGTGTTCCGATGTGTCGATCCGTCGTGATGTGTCGTGTACGTCGAGCCGCGGCTTCCGGCCGCGGTCATCTCCTCAGGAGGCCGGTCGCGAGCCCGATCACGACCGGGGCAACCCCCAGCGCCAGGAAGGCGGGCAGGAAGCACAGCCCGACCGGCGCGGTGATCAGCACCTGGGCCCGCTGGGCCCGGGTCTCGGCCTCCCGGGCGCGTGCCTCCCTCAGCCCGGCCGCCAGCCGCGAGACCGCCTCCGCGGCGGGCGCGCCCGAGGAGCCGGCCCGTTCCAGGCAACGGGCGAGGCCCTCGGCGCCCGGTATCGCGCCGAACCTCCGCCACACCTCGGCCGGTTCGCCGCCGAGTCTCAGCTCGGCCGCCGTCCGCAGCAGCGCCGCGCCCACGGGGCCGTCCAGCGACCGCCCGACCGCCTCGGCCGCCTGTCCGGGCCCCGCTCCCGAGGAGACGCAGGCCGCCAGGAGATCGGCCGCGAGCGGGAGTTGCCGCGCGGCTTCCTGTTCCTCCCCGGCCGGGAACCGGCGCTCCCGCCACCGCCGCACCCCGTACCCGGCACCGATCCCCACCAGGCACCCCGTCGCCCCGCCGATCAGCACGTAGCAAGCCAGGACCGCCCCCAGCGGCACCAGCCAGGGCCGCAGCCCTTCGGGGCAGCCCGGGCGCCACCGTCGGCTCCGCTCGCACTCCGCCGCCAGCAGCTCCGCGACCCGCCGCCGCGTCCGGCGTTCGTGGCGCCACCTCGCCACGGAGTATCCGGCCCACACCAGCGCGCCCAGGGCGCCGCCCACCGCCCCCAGCCTGTGGAGGAGTTCCTCCGCCGACCCGGTCATGCCGCCTCCCCCTTGCGCACGATCCACGTCGCCCACCGCAGCCCCGCGCCCTCCAGGAGCAATCCGGTCACGAGGCAGGCCAGTCCGGCCGGTGTGTGGAGCAGCACCCGCAGCGGACTCGCGCCCATCGCGGTCCCGAGCAGTAGCCCGGCCACGGGCAGTACCGCGAGCACCGCCACCGTCGCCCAGGTCCCCGCGAGCCGGGCGCGCAGCGCCTCGCGCCGGTCCCTGACCTCGCGCAGCGCGCCCTCCAGCCGGTCGAGCCCGGCCGCCAGGCCCGCGCCCCCGTCCACCGCGACCTGCCAGCACGCCGCCAGCCCGGCCAGCCCGTCCGCCCCGCCCTGTCCCGCCGCCCTCCGCAGCGCTCCGGCCACGTCACCGCCGAACCGGGCCGCCGCGAGGACCGCCGCCTCGTCCGGGCCCAGTGCGCCCGTAGAGCCGGCGGCGAAGCACAGCGCCGGTCCGGGCTGGCGCCCCGCCCGCAGCTCGCCCGCGAGCGTGCCGCACAGCGCGACGACCGCGTCGGCCCGCTCCTCCCGCTCCTTCCCGAGCCGCGCCGCCCGCAGGCTGCGCCCGGCCAACGGCACCGCGACCGCTCCCGCGACCAGCGGCAGCGGCGAACCTCCGAGCATGGCCACCAGCCCCGCCGCGACCAGGCAGAACCACTCCGGCCGCGCCCTCAGCGCCGCCCGCCACCGTTCCACGGCACCGGCCCCGCTCGGCGGCGCCGCCACGACGCCCCCGCCCGCGAGCACCAGCCGGGCCCTGCGCAGGCCCCGTCGGCGCCCGTCCACGACCAACCACGCCGCCGCCACCGCGCACCCGAACGCCGCCGCCAGGAAGGGCACCTGCTGCCCCGTCAGCACCCCGCACCCCCGATCAGCGCCCGCAGCCGCTCCCAGCCCCGCTCGTGGACGAATCCGTCCCTGCCCCACCTGAGCGCGGGCACGGTCACGACCAGCCCCGCCGCGTCCCGCTCCAGGACGTGCGCCTCGGCGATCCGCCGCCGCCCCTCCCCGTCCCGTACGACATGGAGGACCACCGACAGCGCCGCGCCCAACTGGCTGTGCAGTGCCACCCGGTCGAGCCCGGCCGGGGTCCCGAGGGCCTCCAGCCGGGCCGGCACGTCCGCGGCCGTGTTGGCGTGCACCGTCCCGCAGCCGCTGTGGCCCGTGTTGAGCGCGGCGAGCAGGTCCACGGCCTCCGCACCGCGCACCTCGCCGACCACGAGCCGGTCCGGCCGCATCCGCAGCGCCTGCCGCACGAGGTCCCGCAGGGTCACCAGTCCCGCGCCCTCCTGGTTCGCGGGCCGCGCCTCCAGCCGCACCACGTGCGGGTGGTCGGGGCGCAGCTCCGCCGAGTCCTCGGCCAGGACGATCCGCTCGCGCGGGCCGACGAGGCCGAGCAGCGCCGCGAGCAGGGTCGTCTTGCCCGAGCCCGTACCTCCGCTGATCAGGAACGAGACCCCGCCCGCGATCAGCGCGCGCAGCACCCGCTCGCCGTCCGGCGGGACCGTGCCCGCGGCGGACAGCTCGGCCAGGGTGAACGCGCGGGGGCGCACCACCCGGAGCGACAGACAGGCCGAGCCGACCGCGACGGGCGGCAGCACCGCGTGCATCCGGGTGCCGTCGGGCAGCCGGGCGTCCACCCAGGGCCGGGCGTCGTCCAGCCGCCGCCCGGCGACGGCGGCGAGCCGCTGGGCCAGCCGGCGCACCGCCTCGGCGTCGGAGAAGGACACGGCGGCCCGTTCGAGGCCCGATCCGCGGTCCACCCACACCTGGTCGGGGGCCGACACCAGCACGTCGGTCACCGACGGGTCGGCGAGCAGCGGCTCGAGCGGCCCGGTGCCGACGAGTTCGCAGCGCAACTCCTCTGCCGCGCCGAGGACTTCCGCGTCGCCGAGCAGTCGGCCCTGCGCGCGCAGCGCGGCCGCCACCCGGGCCGGCGTCGGCTCTGCGCCGCTCTCCGCGAGCCTCCGGCGCACCGCTTCGAGCAGCCGCGCACCGCTCTGTGGGCCGAGGACCGCCGGGGCGCTCACGAGACGCCGTCCGGGGCGAGGGCCTGCTCCCAGAACGCCTTGCAGAACCGGGCCAGCGGCCCGCGCACCGCCGCCCCGGGCGGCAGCCCGGCGTCCTGCGCCGCCGACAACCGTGGATCCAGCGGCAGTTCACCGGCGAGCGGAAGTCGCAGCGCGTCCGCGACCCACTGCTCGTCGAGCCCGGCCGCGTACGGGCCGCGCACCACTGCGCGCAGGTCCCGCAGCACCATGCCGACGAGCGAGGCGACCCGGCCCGCAGCCGCGACGGCGCGCAGTTCGCCGGGGACGACGAGCAGGCCGAGGTCGAGCTGGGCGAGCGCCTCCGTCGCCGCCTCGTCGATCCGCCGCGGCAGGTCCACGACGACCACGCCGCCGCGCCTGCGCCCCGCCGCGAGCACCGACCGCATGGCTTCGGGAGGTACGAGCACCGAGTCGCCGCGGTCCCAGCTCAGCACCCGCAGCCCGCGCACCGCCGGCAGTGACTCCTCCAACGCCCCGCCGGCCACCCGGCCCTTCGAGGCGGCGAAGTCCGGCCAGCGCCGCCCTTCGGCGCGCTCGCCGCCGAGCAGCACGTCCAGTCCGCCGCCGAGCGGGTCGCCGTCGACGAGCAGCGTGCGCCGGCCCGCGCGGGCGGCGGCCAGCGCCAACCCGCAGGCCAGCGTGGACGCGCCGGCCCCGCCGCTGCCGCCGATGACGCCGACGGTCAGGGCCTGGCGCCCCACGCCCTCGGCGGCGTCGGCGATCCGGTCGACCAGCCAGCCCTCGGCGTCCGGGAGCCGCAACACGCAGTCCGCGCCGATCTCCACCGCCCGCCGCCACACGTCGGCGTCGTCCTGGTCGTGGCCGACCAGCACAACGCCCTGCCGGCGCGTCGCACCCCGGCAGCGCGCTGCCGCGTCGTCGCCGACCAGGACGAGCGGCGCCTCGTCCCAGCTCGGGCGGTGTTCGGGCACCGCGTGATGCACCTCGGGCTCGGCCCCGGCGGCGGCGCACAGCCGCAGCAGGTCGTCGAGCAGCGCCACGTCCTCGGTCACGATCAGCGGTCCGGCCCGCCGCCCCTCGACGGCTCGCGTCCGCTCGGCCGTGATGGATCCGCTCATGGTCCACGCCCCCTCGTCGCCGTGATCCCCTCCCGCTTCGACCGCGCGGGGCGAGATCCGTGATTCCTGTCGTCCGCGAACTTCGCGGCAGGAATCACGGTGGAGCGATCCCGGAAATAAAGTGGATCTTGCTCAAAAACTGTGGATAACTCGCCGGTTGTGAATATCCCCGTCGCCCATACCAGCGACTTCCGGAGCGCATCGCCACGACTACACTGAGTGACGAAAGCAGAGATGCGGACCGCCGCCCGCGCGCGGCGGAGAGGAGGGCGTCATGGGCGGGTGCGACACCGGAAAACGCGTCCGGACATGCGACGACCCCCGCCGGGGGGGAGAGCGGGGGTCGTCTCTCCGGCCGACTCGGGGGGGGAGGAGCCGGACCGGGTTAGCACGGTCGCGAACGATCCGTGACTTCCATGGTGTACCCGAGAGCCTTCTCAGGCAAACCCACGCGCCCCTGGGTGCCCCGAATGGCGGGCACCTATGCTCAGGCTCGTGGAAAACCACTCGTTGCCGCGCACAGCCGCCTTCTTTGACCTGGACAAGACGGTCATTGCGAAGTCGTCGACGCTGACCTTCAGCAAGTCCTTCTACCAAGGCGGACTGATCAGCCGCCGTGCCGCCCTGCGGACCGCGTACATCCAGTTCGTCTTCCTCGTGGGCGGCGCCGACCACGATCAGATGGAGCGGATGCGCGAGTACCTCTCGGCGCTCTGCAAGGGCTGGAACGTCTCACAGGTCAAGCAACTCGTCGCCGAGACCCTGCACGACCTGATCGACCCGATCATCTACGATGAGGCCGCCTCGCTGATCGAGGAGCACCACGCCGCCGGCCGGGACGTGGTGATCGTCTCGACCTCCGGCGTCGAGGTGGTCGAGCCGATCGGCGAGATGCTCGGCGCCGACCGGGTCGTCGCCACCCGGATGGTCGTCGGCGACGACGGCTGCTTCACAGGGGAGGTGGAGTACTACGCCTACGGCCCTACCAAGGCGGAGGCGATCCGGGAGCTCGCGGAGTCGGAGGGGTACGACCTCTCGCGCTGCTACGCGTACAGCGACTCGGCGACCGACGTCCCCATGCTGGAGTCCGTCGGCCACCCGTACGCCGTCAACCCGGACCGCGCGCTGCGCCGCGAGGCGACCGCCCGGGACTGGCCGGTCCTCGTCTTCAACCGACCCGTTCGACTCAAGCAGCGGCTCCCGGAATTCCGGATGCCGCCGCGCCCGACACTGCTCGCCGCGGCAGCCGTCGGAGCGGCCGTCGCCACCGCCGGACTGGTCTGGTACGCCAGTCGACGCCGCCAGGCGAACCGAATCGGACACTTTGTCCAGATTTGAGGCGAAAGGCAAAGAAGTGCAGCTAAGGGGTTCCGCTTCCCATTCGGGAGAGGTACAAAGGAATCAGGCCCGCGAGACCTAGGACATCCGAGAGGATCACCTGTTGAGCATGAAGGCCCCACGGACCTGAGCACGAAAGCTTGGCACCCACGCGACGTCGACCCGTCGATTACGGGCCAGCCGCACCAGGCGTAGGGCAAAGTCCCCGCCTGATGGGCACATATCGAGGACGCTTGGTAACTGGGCAGACGTGCCAGCGGCGGTACCAGAAGTTGGTACCGCCGCAACCCTGTTCAGGGGCTTTCACCCAAAGCCGGTCAGGCCGCGCCGCGCTGCAGCGCCTCGCAGACCGCCGTCGACTCCCTGACCCCCAGCTCGACCGAGCGCCCGCAGTGCGCGATCCACGCGGCCACACCCTCCGGAGTCCCGGAGAGGTAGCCCTCGAAGGCCGCGACATACGCCGCCCGCCCCTGCTCCGCGTGGCCGACCTCCGCCGGGCAGATCGCCTTCGGGTCCAGGCCGCTGCCGACCAGCACGATCCGCTCCGCGGTCCGCGCGATCAGCCCGTTGTACGAGGTGAACGGGCGCAGCGCCAGCAGCTCGCCGTGCACCACGGCCGCCGTCACCAGCGCCGGGGCCTCTCCGCCCGCGATGATCAGCCGGGAGAGCCCGTCAAGACGGCCCTCCACCTCCTCCGCGCCGGGCAGCGGGGCCTCGATCAGCGGCTCGTCCACCGCCTCGCCGTCATGGCGCGGGCGTCCGGTCGAGTCGGTCGGCTCGCCGGCGGCGACGAGGTGCAGCCGGGCCAGCACCCGCAGCGGCGACTGGCGCCAGATGGACAGCAGCTGCCCGGCCTCGGAGCCGAGGCGCAGCGCGGCGCCGACGGTCCTGGCCTCCGGGTCGCCGCCGAAGTCGGTGCGCCGGCGCACCTCCTCCAGCGCCCAGTCGGCGCCGGACAGCGCCGCGGAGCCGCGCGCGCCGCGCAGCGCCGCCTCGCCGGTGATCTCGCTGCTGCGGCGCCGCATGATGCGGTGCCCGTAGACCCGGTCGACGGCCTTGCGTACGGAGTCCACCGAGTCGGCGACGCCCGGCAGGGAGCCGAGGGCGGCCAGGGGGTCAGAGGCGTGCGTACTCATAAGTAGCGAGGCTACGCGCCCAA
This sequence is a window from Streptomyces sp. HUAS YS2. Protein-coding genes within it:
- a CDS encoding ATP-binding protein, with amino-acid sequence MATVELRFSAQPEHVRTARLVAAAVARRAGVDEAVLDEVRLAVGEACSRAVGLHRSNGVTAPIRVVLTEEEKSFSIEVGDEVPGAGVAAADAAGVPGARGSAPAEDFDDADGEDSMGLAVISGLVDDVEVRAGEGGGVIRMSWPTNPAIALP
- a CDS encoding STAS domain-containing protein, which translates into the protein MDLSLSTRNVPGPTGDRTVVEVGGEIDVYTAPKLREQLVELVNDGSYHLVVDMEGVDFLDSTGLGVLVGGLKRVRAHEGSLRLVCNQERILKIFRITGLTKVFPIHTSVDEAVNATD
- a CDS encoding DEAD/DEAH box helicase, which produces MAFNHLPAAMHDALGALSVMPVTHSVPMAKNHRPSRPPESRGNRPSPRVVLDRLTASESRAARITHTEHLPPRPGRHAVWPHSIRPEVIRAVQDAGIEHPWAHQAEAAEHALDGESVVIATGTASGKSLAYLAPVLSTLLDGSEAANGRGTTALYLAPTKALAADQRRSVRALAAPLGNRIRPAVYDGDTPVEEREWVRQYANYVLTNPDMLHRGILPSHPRWSSFLRSLRYVVIDECHTYRGVFGSHVAQVLRRLRRVCAKYGADPVFLLASATSAEPAVAAGRLTGLPVTEVADDASPRGELVFALWEPPLTELHGEQGAPVRRTAIAETADLLTDLTVQGVRTVAFVRSRRGAELISVIAQERLAEVDRSLARRVAAYRGGYLPEERRALEQALHSGELLGLAATTALELGIDVSGLDAVVIAGYPGTRASLWQQAGRAGRSGEGALAVLVARDDPLDTYLVHHPEALFRQPVESTVLDPDNPYVLAPHLCAAASELPLTEADLNLFGPAAPGLMPQLEAAGLLRRRSSGWYWTRRERAADLTDIRGGGGSPVQIVEAGTGRLLGTVDEAASHAAVHDGAVHLHQGRTYLVKHLDLQDPDGPVALVEQANPPYSTVARDTTSISVLETDTEIPWGAGRLCYGSVEVTNQVVSFLRRRLITGEVLGETKLDLPPRTLRTRAVWWTVTEDQLDAARINPEILGGALHAAEHASIGMLPLFATCDRWDIGGVSVPLHPDTLLPTVFVYDGHPGGAGFAERAFHTARAWLAATREAIAACECEAGCPSCIQSPKCGNGNDPLHKRGAVRLLTELLREAPEPAVPEREAPEPARPPEAPPAT
- a CDS encoding Rv3654c family TadE-like protein, coding for MRGDRGLATVWTAIAACALCAVFGAVLLLGQAVAARHRAGGAADLAALAAADRALWGEEAACDTAVRVAEAQGAVLVRCSLRADIADVTARARFGPYAPQVRSRAGPPAAVPAPGLPVPGPPVPVPPAGAP
- a CDS encoding TadE family type IV pilus minor pilin, with protein sequence MRVSDIRAPDTRVPDTRVAVRAPRVRDRGMVTAEAATALPALVAFAAALVWALGAAAAQIQCVDAARAGARAAARSEPVARAEAVAREAAPDGAEVSLTRSGELWRVIVRAPAPGPGGLGLTLGAEAAALAEDTVGVEP
- a CDS encoding DUF4244 domain-containing protein, producing the protein MNRRGWSRLRSRLEALRERSERGMATAEYAVGTIAAAAFAAVLYKIIKSGSVSKALESVIGKALDASF
- a CDS encoding type II secretion system F family protein → MTGSAEELLHRLGAVGGALGALVWAGYSVARWRHERRTRRRVAELLAAECERSRRWRPGCPEGLRPWLVPLGAVLACYVLIGGATGCLVGIGAGYGVRRWRERRFPAGEEQEAARQLPLAADLLAACVSSGAGPGQAAEAVGRSLDGPVGAALLRTAAELRLGGEPAEVWRRFGAIPGAEGLARCLERAGSSGAPAAEAVSRLAAGLREARAREAETRAQRAQVLITAPVGLCFLPAFLALGVAPVVIGLATGLLRR
- a CDS encoding type II secretion system F family protein — its product is MLTGQQVPFLAAAFGCAVAAAWLVVDGRRRGLRRARLVLAGGGVVAAPPSGAGAVERWRAALRARPEWFCLVAAGLVAMLGGSPLPLVAGAVAVPLAGRSLRAARLGKEREERADAVVALCGTLAGELRAGRQPGPALCFAAGSTGALGPDEAAVLAAARFGGDVAGALRRAAGQGGADGLAGLAACWQVAVDGGAGLAAGLDRLEGALREVRDRREALRARLAGTWATVAVLAVLPVAGLLLGTAMGASPLRVLLHTPAGLACLVTGLLLEGAGLRWATWIVRKGEAA
- a CDS encoding TadA family conjugal transfer-associated ATPase, with protein sequence MSAPAVLGPQSGARLLEAVRRRLAESGAEPTPARVAAALRAQGRLLGDAEVLGAAEELRCELVGTGPLEPLLADPSVTDVLVSAPDQVWVDRGSGLERAAVSFSDAEAVRRLAQRLAAVAGRRLDDARPWVDARLPDGTRMHAVLPPVAVGSACLSLRVVRPRAFTLAELSAAGTVPPDGERVLRALIAGGVSFLISGGTGSGKTTLLAALLGLVGPRERIVLAEDSAELRPDHPHVVRLEARPANQEGAGLVTLRDLVRQALRMRPDRLVVGEVRGAEAVDLLAALNTGHSGCGTVHANTAADVPARLEALGTPAGLDRVALHSQLGAALSVVLHVVRDGEGRRRIAEAHVLERDAAGLVVTVPALRWGRDGFVHERGWERLRALIGGAGC
- the ssd gene encoding septum site-determining protein Ssd; its protein translation is MSGSITAERTRAVEGRRAGPLIVTEDVALLDDLLRLCAAAGAEPEVHHAVPEHRPSWDEAPLVLVGDDAAARCRGATRRQGVVLVGHDQDDADVWRRAVEIGADCVLRLPDAEGWLVDRIADAAEGVGRQALTVGVIGGSGGAGASTLACGLALAAARAGRRTLLVDGDPLGGGLDVLLGGERAEGRRWPDFAASKGRVAGGALEESLPAVRGLRVLSWDRGDSVLVPPEAMRSVLAAGRRRGGVVVVDLPRRIDEAATEALAQLDLGLLVVPGELRAVAAAGRVASLVGMVLRDLRAVVRGPYAAGLDEQWVADALRLPLAGELPLDPRLSAAQDAGLPPGAAVRGPLARFCKAFWEQALAPDGVS
- a CDS encoding HAD family hydrolase; amino-acid sequence: MLRLVENHSLPRTAAFFDLDKTVIAKSSTLTFSKSFYQGGLISRRAALRTAYIQFVFLVGGADHDQMERMREYLSALCKGWNVSQVKQLVAETLHDLIDPIIYDEAASLIEEHHAAGRDVVIVSTSGVEVVEPIGEMLGADRVVATRMVVGDDGCFTGEVEYYAYGPTKAEAIRELAESEGYDLSRCYAYSDSATDVPMLESVGHPYAVNPDRALRREATARDWPVLVFNRPVRLKQRLPEFRMPPRPTLLAAAAVGAAVATAGLVWYASRRRQANRIGHFVQI
- a CDS encoding oxidoreductase, whose protein sequence is MSTHASDPLAALGSLPGVADSVDSVRKAVDRVYGHRIMRRRSSEITGEAALRGARGSAALSGADWALEEVRRRTDFGGDPEARTVGAALRLGSEAGQLLSIWRQSPLRVLARLHLVAAGEPTDSTGRPRHDGEAVDEPLIEAPLPGAEEVEGRLDGLSRLIIAGGEAPALVTAAVVHGELLALRPFTSYNGLIARTAERIVLVGSGLDPKAICPAEVGHAEQGRAAYVAAFEGYLSGTPEGVAAWIAHCGRSVELGVRESTAVCEALQRGAA